One Salvelinus sp. IW2-2015 linkage group LG35, ASM291031v2, whole genome shotgun sequence DNA segment encodes these proteins:
- the LOC111959040 gene encoding SH3 domain-binding protein 5-like, with amino-acid sequence MEPGDLRVSPAGSGDPEVGEWREETPGGDAEVKGGEPNDKEMNGDTAESVLKEKDTFEGEECKEKNEGELHSPYEEELDPRIQEELEHLNEASVEINQLELHLDDARSGYRKILTDSARKLNAHSSQLGTCIEKARPYYEARRLAKEAQQETQKAALSYERAVSMHTAAREMVYVAEQGLMADGRNTLDPTWQEMLNHATSKVNEAEEERLRSEREHMRVTHSCQTAEARVQTLQKSLKRAIVKSKPYFELKAQFNYILEEHKTKVMQLEEHVTKVKNRYSVALHKLEQISEAIHAQRGQDQTEGGQTMVCGGRSPPIGAESDSVVCGAEGGACGGGAIETDRVDRSGVADKKIGLVEKYRENEXGRERPETHGERAGSDSLSVFSLQTIASDLEKCDSIEHLGEFSDVGSLPGEDGENEREERGGGRERERKEGQMQRQQQFLKQHHRSFSL; translated from the exons ATGGAGCCAGGTGATTTGCGTGTGAGCCCAGCCGGCTCAGGAGACCCCGAAGTGGGCGAATGGAgggaagagacccctggtggggATGCTGAGGTGAAGGGTGGGGAACCAAATGACAAGGAAATGAATGGAGATACAGCTGAATCGGTGCTCAAAGAGAAAGACACCTTCGAGGGAGAAGAGTGTAAAGAGAAGAACGAAGGTGAACTGCACAGCCCATAYGAAGAGGAATTGGATCCCAGAATTCAG GAGGAGTTGGAACACCTCAACGAGGCCAGTGTAGAAATCAACCAACTAGAACTGCACTTGGAT GATGCCAGATCGGGTTACAGGAAGATCCTCACAGACTCAGCCAGAAAACTGAACGCCCACAGCTCCCAGCTTGGTACCTGCATCGAGAAGGCCAGGCCCTACTATGAGGCTCGTCGRCTTGCCAAGGAG GCTCAGCAGGAGACCCAGAAGGCAGCGCTGAGCTATGAGCGGGCCGTTTCCATGCACACGGCTGCCAGGGAGATGGTGTACGTGGCAGAGCAGGGCCTCATGGCCGACGGCAGGAACACCCTGGACCCCACCTGGCAGGAGATGCTCAACCATGCTACCTCCAAG GTGAACGAGGCAGAGGAGGAGCGCCTACGCAGCGAACGGGAGCACATGCGTGTCACCCACTCTTGTCAGACGGCAGAGGCTCGAGTCCAGACACTGCAAAAATCTCTCAAGAGGGCCATCGTTAAGTCCAAGCCTTACTTTGAGCTCAAGGCCCAGTTCAACTACATACTTGAG GAGCACAAAACCAAAGTGATGCAGCTGGAGGAGCATGTGACCAAAGTGAAAAACCGCTACTCTGTCGCCCTGCACAAACTGGAGCAAATCAGCGAGGCCATTCACGCTCAGCGGGGACAGGaccaaacggaaggtggacaaaCCATGGTCTGTGGTGGGCGGAGTCCCCCTATTGGGGCGGAGtcagacagtgtggtgtgtggtgccgaGGGCGGGGCATGTGGAGGAGGGGCAATAGAGACTGACAGGGTGGACAGAAGCGGAGTGGCGGATAAGAAAATTGGGCTGGTGGAGAAATACAGGGAGAACGAGARCGGGCGAGAGAGGCCCgagacacatggagagagagcagggtcagATTCCCTCTCCGTCTTCAGTCTGCAGACCATCGCTTCCGACCTGGAGAAATGCGATTCCATCGAACACCTCGGGGAATTTAGCGATGTGGGCAGTCTGCctggggaggatggagagaatgagagggaggagagagggggagggagggaaagagaaagaaaggaaggacaAATGCAGCGCCAACAGCAGTTCCTGAAGCAACATCACAGGAGCTTCAGCTTGTGA
- the LOC111959023 gene encoding alpha-1,3-mannosyl-glycoprotein 2-beta-N-acetylglucosaminyltransferase translates to MLRKRGSAILCGAFLFVAWNAVVVFYLWGRPLSGREEMDGGRGGADLAGDVIHMAEAFEAELEMQRKILLQIQGHRSLWEQPNENGASRGGPPQVVIPILVIACNRVTVKRCLDKLIEYRPSVELYPIIVSQDCGHAETAQVIGSYGSQVTHLKQPDLSDIAVRPEHKKFQGYYKISRHYRWALNQVFNSLSHSSVVIVEDDLEVAPDFFEYFRSLHPILKSDPSLWCVSAWNDNGRDGYVDPGKADLLYRTDFFPGLGWMMLKELWMELETKWPGAFWDDWMRQPDQRRDRACIRPEISRTLTFGRKGVSLGQFYDKYLRYIKLNSEFVPFTKLDLAYLKEEKYKEIFEKQVYSAPLVKYEEVQRGQLKGAGPFCLHYSSRDGFKVLAKNLGVMEDLKSGVPRTGYRGVVSFLSRGRRIFLAPPPGWSKYDPTWS, encoded by the exons ATGCTCCGTAAGAGAGGTTCTGCTATTCTCTGTGGTGCTTTTCTCTTTGTCGCCTGGAATGCCGTCGTGGTCTTCTATCTGTGGGGCCGACCCCTGTCTGGTCGagaggagatggatggaggaCGAGGAGGGGCTGATTTGGCTGGGGATGTGATCCACATGGCAGAAGCCTTTGAGGCAGAGCTTGAAATGCAGAGAAAAATCCTGCTTCAGATACAGGGTCATCGGTCACTATGGGAACAACCCAATGAGAATGGCGCCAGCAGAGGTGGCCCCCCTCAAGTGGTCATTCCCATCTTGGTTATAGCCTGCAACAGAGTTACTGTCAAACGCTGCCTGGACAAACTCATAGAGTACCGCCCCTCAGTTGAACTCTACCCAATTATAGTCAGCCAGGACTGTGGGCATGCGGAGACTGCACAGGTGATTGGTTCTTATGGCAGTCAGGTAACTCACCTGAAACAACCAGACCTGTCAGATATTGCCGTGAGACCAGAACACAAGAAGTTCCAGGGCTACTACAAAATCTCCAGGCACTATCGCTGGGCTCTCAACCAGGTGTTCAACTCTCTTTCACATTCCTCTGTTGTTATTGTGGAAGATGATTTGGAG GTGGCACCAGACTTCTTTGAGTATTTCAGATCCCTTCACCCAATCCTGAAATCTGACccgtctctgtggtgtgtgtctgcctgGAATGACAATGGTCGGGACGGCTACGTCGACCCTGGTAAAGCAGACCTCCTGTACAGGACAGACTTCTTCCCTGGGCTGGGCTGGATGATGCTCAAGGAACTCTGGATGGAGCTGGAGACCAAGTGGCCTGGTGCATTCTGGGATGACTGGATGCGTCAGCCAGATCAGCGCAGAGATCGAGCCTGTATTCGACCCGAAATATCCAGAACTTTAACCTTTGGACGGAAAGGTGTGAGCCTAGGCCAATTTTATGACAAATACCTACGCTACATTAAACTGAATAGTGAATTTGTGCCTTTCACCAAGCTGGATCTGGCTTACTTGAAGGAGGAAAAATACAAGGAGATCTTTGAGAAGCAGGTTTACAGTGCGCCTTTGGTCAAATATGAAGAGGTCCAACGGGGACAGTTAAAAGGAGCGGGTCCATTTTGTCTACACTACTCAAGCAGAGATGGTTTCAAAGTGTTGGCCAAAAACCTGGGCGTGATGGAGGACTTGAAGTCAGGGGTCCCACGGACAGGGTATCGGGGAGTGGTCAGTTTCCTGTCAAGGGGAAGGAGAATCTTCCTGGCACCCCCTCCGGGATGGAGCAAATATGACCCAACCTGGAGTTGA